The sequence TTGCGTGAAACGGAAAATGTTGTCGATAAACAGCAGGATGTCCCTGCCTTCCCGGTCACGGAAGTATTCGGCCATCGTCAACCCGGTCAGCGCCACCCGCAGGCGCGCCCCCGGCGGTTCATTCATCTGACCAAACACCATCGCCGTCTTCTCGATCACGCCGGAATCTTTCATTTCATGATACAGGTCGTTCCCTTCGCGCGTGCGCTCGCCGACCCCGGCAAACACCGAGTAACCGCCGTGCTGCTTGGCGATGTTGTGAATCAGTTCCTGCATTGTAACGGTCTTCCCAACACCGGCGCCCCCGAAAAGACCGATCTTGCCGCCCTTGATGTAGGGGGCCAGCAAGTCGATGACCTTGATCCCGGTCTCGAGGATTTCCACTTTTGTCGAAAGCTGCGTATATTCGGGCGCCGGACGGTGAATCGCATGGCGTTCTTCCGCCTCTACCGGTCCCGCTTCATCGATCGGTTCCCCGAGCACATTAAAAATCCGTCCAAGCGTCGCATGTCCGACCGGAACCGAAATCGGAGCCCCGGTATCGACAACTTCCATGCCGCGAACAAGGCCGTCCGTGGAGCCCATCGCAACCGTCCGCACCACGTTGTCTCCCAGGTGAACGGCCACTTCGACCGTCAGATTGATATCGCGTTCGCCTTTGTTTTGAGCTTTATGAGTAATGGTCAATGCGTTGTTCAGGGCAGGCAGTTTTCCTTCCGGAAACCGCACGTCCACGACCGGACCCATGACCTGAACGATACGTCCAGTGTTCATCCTTGTCCCTCCTGTCATCCGATTACTTCAGTGCTTCCGCGCCGCCGACAATTTCCGTAATCTGTGTGGTAATCGCCGCTTGACGCGCCCGGTTGAGGGACAACGTCAGGGTCGAAATCATCTCGGCCGCGTTATCGGTTGCGTTGCCCATCGCCGTCATGCGGGCGCCGAATTCGGAAGCTTTCGATTCAAGCAACGCGGAGTAAATCAGCGTTTCCGCATATTTCGGGAGAAGCGCGTCGAGCACCTCTTCCTCGGAAGGTTCGTACAGATAGTTCGCTTTCGGTTGATCGGCCGTTTCCCCGCCGACATCCTGCAGGGGCAGGATCTGCTTGGTCACCGGAACCTGCGAGATCGGCGAATTGAATTTGTTGTAAATCAAATGAACCTCGTCATACGTTCCGTCCTCATACAGCTTGACGATCGATTCGGCGATCCGTTTGATATCGGAAAATGCGGGAAAATCCGGCAACCCGGTGATCTCGCCGACAACCGGATACCCGCGCTTGCGGAAGAAGTCACGGCTCTTGCGCCCGATCGCAAAAATGACATATTCGTCGCGCGACTTGCCTTTGAATTCGTTCAGCGCATGGCGGATCACCTGCGCGTTGAACGAACCAGCCAGTCCGCGGTCCGCGGAAAATACCACATACCCGACTTTCTTGACGGGACGCTTGACCAGCATCGGGTGGCGGGCACCTCCCGCCCGCGCGATGCTGCCGATCACTTCCTCCAGTTTCGCCGCATACGGCCGGGCCAGCCCCACGCGCTCCTGGGCGCGGCGGAGCCGTGCAGCCGCTACCATTTTCATCGCTTTCGTGATTTGCTGTGTATTTTTAATGCTTCGAATACGCCGCCGTATTTCGCGAGCACTCGCCATCTCGTTTCACCACCTTGTCCACGGGTCTGTCCCAAGGGCATATCGCGCAACTTGGTCTCTCCGCCGCATGCAATTGACAGCCGCAAAACGGCTCCCAACCCCTAGCGCATTCCAAATGCCAAGTCGCGCCTCATTCTTTTATCCGGCAAACGTGGCCTTGAATTTTTGCACCGCTTCCTTCAGCTGGTTGACCGTTTCGTCTGACAGATCTTTCGTCTCGGCAATCGCCTTCGGAATTTGCGGATAATGGGTATCCACGAATGCCAGAAACTCCCGTTCAAAGCGCTGCACGCTTTCGACCGGAATATCGTCCAACGCGCCGTTGGTACCTGCCCAGATCGAAATCACCTGTTTTTCAACCGGCACCGGCTGATACTGCGGTTGCTTCAGCAGTTCCACCAGGCGAGCGCCGCGGTTCAGACGAGCTTGCGTCGCTTTGTCCAGATCGGATCCGAATTGGGCAAACGCCTGCAGTTCGCGGTATTGCGCCAACTCCAGGCGGAGAGTGCCGGCAACCTTCTTCATCGCTTTGATTTGCGCCGCACCCCCTACCCGGGAAACGGACAGACCGACGTTGACAGCCGGACGGATCCCAGAGTAGAACAGATCCGATTCAAGGAAAATCTGACCGTCCGTAATCGAGATCACGTTGGTCGGAATATAAGCGGATACGTCCCCCGCCTGAGTTTCGATAAACGGCAGCGCGGTCAGCGAGCCGCCACCCAGTTTATCGGACAGTTTTGCGGCACGTTCCAACAAACGGGAGTGCAAATAGAACACGTCGCCAGGGAATGCTTCCCGGCCGGGAGGACGACGCAGCAACAGCGACAGTTCGCGGTATGCAGCCGCTTGTTTGGACAGGTCGTCATAGATGCAGAGCACATGTCCGCCCTTGTACATGAAATACTCACCCATCGCGCAACCGGCATAGGGAGCCAGGAACAGGAGCGGAGCCGGTTCCGATGCGGACGCGGTCACGACGATCGTGTATTCCATCGCGCCGTGCTTGCGCAGCGTTTCCACCACTTGCGCGACGGTCGACTGCTTCTGCCCGATCGCCACATAGATACAGATCACGCCTTGTCCTTTCTGGTTGATGATCGTATCGATCGCAACCGCCGTTTTACCGGTCTGCCGGTCGCCGATGATCAATTCCCGCTGGCCGCGGCCGATCGGAATCATCGAGTCGATCGCCTTGATCCCGGTTTGCAGCGGTTCGTGCACCGATTTCCGGTCGATCACGCCGGGAGCCGGGGATTCGATCGGCCGGAACTCTTTCGTCTCGATCGGACCGCGTCCGTCAACCGGTTGCCCGAGTGGGTTCACAACGCGGCCGATCAACGCTTCGCCAACCGGAACCTGCGCGATATTGCCGGTCCGCTTTACTGTGTCACCTTCCTTGATACCGGAAACGCTGCCAAGAATCACGCAACCGACGTTGTCTTCCTCCAGGTTCAACGCCATCCCGATTTCGCCGTTCGGGAATTCGAGCAGCTCGCCGGCCATCACTTTTTCCAGTCCGTGAATGCGGGCGATCCCGTCCCCGACCTGGATGACGGTGCCCACGTCATATACTTGGATATCAGCTTTGTAATTCTCGATTTGCTGTTTGATTAACGCACTGATTTCTTCAGGACGAATGCTCATTTTTTCACCCCTATCTACCGTACTTGGTTCCGCTTGAGAGACTGGCCAAACCGTTCCAACTGACCCTGCACGGTCGCGTCGATCACCCGGTCGCCCACTTTCAGCCGGGCACCCGCAATCAATTCCGGCTTGACGGACGCGGTGAGGTCCAGTTGTTTGCCGCAAGCAGCCCCAAGCTTTTCCGCAAGCTGCTTCAGATCATCGGCAGACAGCGCGACTGCCGTCTCGATATGGGCCTTCACCCGGCCTCTGTGCTCGTCTGCCAGACGCGTGTATTGCTCATAGATATTCGCCAGCTGGTCTTCGCGGCGACGGTCCAGCAGCAGCCGGAACAGATTCATCACCGTGTTGGAGACGACTTCCCCGAACAACTCCGCCACCTGCTGTTTTTTCACATCCGGGGAGATGGCCGGATGCTGCAGGATCCGCTTCAGTTCCGGATGTTCGTTCAAAGCAGCGAGGATCGTGGCCAAATCGGCTTCTACGCCATCGATGTTGTTCTGCTCCCTGGCGATGGAGAACAGTGCATCCGCATACCGCTTTGCAACGGCCCCGCCTAGCATACCCGTTCCCCCATCTCTTTCACCGCTTCGTCAAACAACGCCTTGTGCTTTGCCGAATCGACTTCCTTGCTGATGATCTTGCCGGCCAAAAGCACCGCCAATTCGCCAACCTGCTGGCGCAGTTCCGCGATCGCCAGCTCTTTCTCGCGGTTGATGTCGGCAACCGCCTCTTCCTTGATCCGCTTCGCTTCCGCTTCGGCAGCAGCGATGATCTCAGCCGCCTGCTTCTCGCCGGTGCGGCGGGCGTTCTCAATCAGATCGGCCGCTTCCCGCTTGGCAGCCTCAATCGCCGCCTGCTGCTCTTTGGCCAGCCTTTCCGCTTCCTGGCGGTTTTGTTCGGCTGTCGCAATCTGATTTTCAATGTAGCGTTGGCGCTCGTTCATCATTTTCAAGAGCGGGCCAAATGCGACCTTCTTCAAAAAGAGGAACAAAATCGCAAATACGATCAGTTGAAACAAAGCTGTACCCAAAAACGGTGACACCTAGGTTCACTCCTTTCCATCAAGGACAAACGACAATGGACATAATTAAGGCGAGAACAAGCCTGTCTTGTCCCGCCCAACGAGCCAGCAAGAGCCCGCCCCTGATTAGATTCGACCGAACAGAATCAAACCGATCGCCAGCGCGATAACCGGGAGCGCTTCGACCAGACCGAGGCCGATCAGCGCTTGCGTGAACAGCAGACCGCGAGCTTCCGGCTGCCGTGCGATCCCTTCGATATAGCGGCTCAACACCAAACCGTTACCGATACCTGCGCCGACTGCAGCCAGCCCCATGATGATACCTACCGCGAGAACTGTCAAATTCATCTGTAAATAACCTCCTTGTTTTCTCTGCGTGATCGAAATTCACTTTAGTTAATGATGCTCGCCATGCGGAATCTTCTGACCGATATACACAAGCGTCAGAACTGTAAAGACGAATGCCTGCACCGTACCGACAAACAGTGAGTAAGCCAACCAGATGAACATCGGGATGCTGCCGGCGGCAACCCCAGGCACCCAGCCCATTTGCAGCGGCATGCCCACCAGGATCCCCAACAGCACTTCGCCCGCAAAAATGTTCCCGAAGAGACGCAAACCGAGCGTCAGGAACTTCGGAAGCTCTTCCACCAGATGAAGGGGCAACATGAACACATTCGGGGACACCCAGTGCTTGAAGTATTCGCCGGGCCGGGTCAGACCCACCAGATGGCTGAGCAGCACCATCGTTACCCCCATCGTCATCGCGACGGTAAAGTCGGCCGTCGGAGACATCCAGAACGAGTAGTGACCCTCTTTCTCAATGCCAAAACCATGCTGCAGATGAGCTGTGATATTGGTGATCAACCCCATCTGATTGGATACAAACAACCAAACAAACAGCGTCGCGCCAAGCGGCAGCCAAGTCTCCGCATGTTTCGGCCCGACCGTGTCGGCAGCCAGCCCGCGAATGAAGTCGACAATCATTTCGAAGAAATTCTGCATCCCGCTCGGACGGCGCATATCGAGGCGTCGCACAGCCGCCAAGGCAATCAGCGCGACGATCACCGAAGCCACGATCGACATCAAAGCCACCGTCAGGTTCAATCGAAGCCCCGGGATCCCAAAGAGATTGATTTCAGGAAACAAGTGCTCTCCCATTTATTTCACCCCTTCCGGTTTGGAATGCTGATCTTTCTTCCTATGCGCGAACATGTCCACGAAGATGACGATCTGATGGGTAAACAGCGCAGCGATCATCGCGTAGACGTTCGGATAGGCGAGCTTGTGCGCAACCATCACGGCGAAAGCCACCACAGCGATCCGGGCGATGAAAGGCATCACCGGTTTCTTCCGGCCACCCCGCATCGCGACCGCCATCGCCATCTCCGCTTGCCTTGCCACGCTGACGGCAAAGTAAACGCTTACGGCCGCTCCGATTGCCAGACCCGAAAAAATCGATTTCCATGCAGGCGCAACCACCCATAGCACGATCCACACCACGGTGATCAAAAGGGTCCATGTAACCGTCCGCCGAACCAATTGTCTCGCTTCTTCCATACACGCAACGGCTCCTGGTGTTTCACTATGTAATACGGGTGTACCTCGCTGTGAAATCGACCGAGACAATCGTACAATATAGGAAGATTGATGTCAACGAGGCACAGACCCGCTTTTCCTTTCTTTAATACACGCTTCACGGAACTTTCACAAATCTGTAAAATTTAGCCAGTCTGAACGTGCGGCCTGTCCACTGCCGGGCCAAGGATTGCATGCGCTCGCGGCATTCGGTTGCTTCAATCGCGCTCGACAACCATCGCCACTCCCTGCCCGCCGCCGATGCACAGCGTAGCCAGTCCGCGCTTGCCATTGCGTTTTTCCAGCTCGTGCAGCAAAGTCACCAGCACACGTGCTCCGCTCGCTCCGATCGGATGGCCCAGCGCGATGGCGCCGCCGTTGACGTTCAGCTTCTCGCGGGGGATTTCCAAATCTTTGCCCACCGCCAGCGACTGCGCGGCAAACGCTTCGTTCGCTTCCACCAGGTCGATGTCGTTCATGCTGAGCCCCGATTTTTCCAGCACTTTGCGGGTGGCGCAGATCGGCCCCAGGCCCATCACAGACGGATCGAGACCGGCCGACGCATAGGCGGCGATTCGCGCCAGCGGCTTCAACCCGAGTTCGCGCGCTTTCTCGGCCGACATCACGAGCAGCGCGGCCGCTCCGTCGTTGATACCCGATGCGTTGCCTGCAGTGACGGTTCCGTCCTTTTTGAACGCGGGCCGCAGTTTGGCCAGCACTTCTTTTGTGGTGCCGGCACGCGGAAACTCGTCCTGGTCAAAGATCAGCGGGTCGCCTTTTTTGGTTGGAATCTCCACCGGCACGATCTCGTCCCGAAAGCGGCCGGCCTTGATCGCCGCTTCCGCTTTCTGCTGGCTCCAGGCGGCAAACTCATCCTGCTCGTCGCGCGTTAACCCATATTTTTCCGCAATGTTTTCCGCCGTAATCCCCATGTGATAATCAAAGAATGCACACCACAGGCCGTCACGGATCATCGAATCGACGACCTTCCCATCTCCCATCCGGTACCCGGCGCGGGCCCCTTCCAGAAGATAAGGCGCCCGGCTCATGTTTTCCATGCCGCCGGCCAGGATGACATCCGCATCGCCCGCTTTGATCGCTTGTGCCGCCAACATGACGGCTTTCAAGCCGGATCCGCAGACTTTGTTGATCGTCACCGCCGGTACCGACTCGTGAAAGCCCGCCTTGATCCACGCCTGCCGCGCCGGATTTTGGCCGAGTCCGGCCTGCAGTACGTTGCCCATGATCACTTCGTCCACCTGTTCATGACTGACGCCGGCACGCGAAAGCGCTTTCTTCAATACAATACTGCCCAACTCGGTTGCCGGAATTCCGGCCAGCGACCCTTGAAAACTTCCGATCGCCGTACGGACTGCGCTGACAATCACAGCTTCTCTCGTCATTTTGCATCTCCCGCCTCTCCCAAATTTTCACTCTTGCTGTTTGATTCCCTGCCGGTTCCTTTCTGCCTGCATCAAGCTTTGAAGGGGCCCGGCCAGATGACCGGGCCGATTGTTACACTTCAAATTCGTCCGGGCGCGGCCCCCGTCCATAATGGTACAGAATCGCCTGGACGATTCGTTCGGCCGCCAGACCGTCGCCGTATGGATTGGCCGCGATCGCCATCGCGCGATGCGCCTGCGGATCGTTCAGCAGTTCGTACGCAAGCCGGTAGACGGTGGCTTCGTCGGTGCCGGCCAATTTTAGCGTACCGGCGGCGATCCCTTCCGGGCGTTCCGTCGTATCGCGCAGAACCAGCACCGGCACCCCGAGCGACGGCGCTTCCTCCTGAATGCCACCGGAATCGGTCAGGATCAGATAGGCGCGCGCCATAAAGTTGTGCGTGTCGACCACATCGAGCGGGTCGATCAGGTGCACGCGCGGATGTCCGCCGAGGATCGCCCGCGCCGGCTCCTGCACCGCCGGGTTCAAATGAACCGGATAGACAAGCGCCACATCGTCATGATCTTCGACGATCCGCCGCACCGCCCGGAAAATGTTCTCCATCTTCTCGCCGATATTTTCCCGCCGATGGGCCGTCATGAAAATCAGCCGCCGCCCCTCCCCAATCGCGTCGAGAATCGGGTGCGAATAATCGGTGCGCACCGTCGTCTTCATCGCATCGATCGCGGTGTTGCCGGTCACAAAAATCCTTTCCGGATTTTTCCGTTCCTGCAACAGATTCCGCGCCGATTCGCGCGTCGGAGCAAAGTGCAGATCGGCCATCACGCCGGTCAACTGGCGATTCATTTCTTCCGGGAACGGCGAATATTTGTCGTATGTGCGAAGGCCCGCCTCCACATGGCCGATCGCCACCTGCCGGTAAAAAGCGGCCAGCGCCGCCACGAACGTCGTCGTCGTATCGCCGTGCACCAGTACGATATGCGGCTCTACTTCCGCCAGCACCTGCTCCAGCCCTTCCAGCGCCTTCAGCGTGATGCCTGTCAGCGTTTGCCGGGGCTCCATAATGTCCAGATCGTAATCCGGCTCGATTTGAAAAATCTCCAGTACC comes from Effusibacillus pohliae DSM 22757 and encodes:
- the atpD gene encoding F0F1 ATP synthase subunit beta, with amino-acid sequence MNTGRIVQVMGPVVDVRFPEGKLPALNNALTITHKAQNKGERDINLTVEVAVHLGDNVVRTVAMGSTDGLVRGMEVVDTGAPISVPVGHATLGRIFNVLGEPIDEAGPVEAEERHAIHRPAPEYTQLSTKVEILETGIKVIDLLAPYIKGGKIGLFGGAGVGKTVTMQELIHNIAKQHGGYSVFAGVGERTREGNDLYHEMKDSGVIEKTAMVFGQMNEPPGARLRVALTGLTMAEYFRDREGRDILLFIDNIFRFTQAGSEVSALLGRMPSAVGYQPTLATEMGQLQERITSTKHGSITSIQAIYVPADDYTDPAPATAFAHLDATTVLERKIAELGIFPAVDPLASTSRALSPDIVGEEHYHVARGVQAVLQRYRELQDIIAILGMDELSDEDKLTVARARKIQNFLSQPFHVAEQFTGTPGVFVPVKETVRSFKEILEGKHDDIPEVAFRYAGTIDEVVEKAKNM
- the atpG gene encoding ATP synthase F1 subunit gamma, with amino-acid sequence MASAREIRRRIRSIKNTQQITKAMKMVAAARLRRAQERVGLARPYAAKLEEVIGSIARAGGARHPMLVKRPVKKVGYVVFSADRGLAGSFNAQVIRHALNEFKGKSRDEYVIFAIGRKSRDFFRKRGYPVVGEITGLPDFPAFSDIKRIAESIVKLYEDGTYDEVHLIYNKFNSPISQVPVTKQILPLQDVGGETADQPKANYLYEPSEEEVLDALLPKYAETLIYSALLESKASEFGARMTAMGNATDNAAEMISTLTLSLNRARQAAITTQITEIVGGAEALK
- the atpA gene encoding F0F1 ATP synthase subunit alpha; the protein is MSIRPEEISALIKQQIENYKADIQVYDVGTVIQVGDGIARIHGLEKVMAGELLEFPNGEIGMALNLEEDNVGCVILGSVSGIKEGDTVKRTGNIAQVPVGEALIGRVVNPLGQPVDGRGPIETKEFRPIESPAPGVIDRKSVHEPLQTGIKAIDSMIPIGRGQRELIIGDRQTGKTAVAIDTIINQKGQGVICIYVAIGQKQSTVAQVVETLRKHGAMEYTIVVTASASEPAPLLFLAPYAGCAMGEYFMYKGGHVLCIYDDLSKQAAAYRELSLLLRRPPGREAFPGDVFYLHSRLLERAAKLSDKLGGGSLTALPFIETQAGDVSAYIPTNVISITDGQIFLESDLFYSGIRPAVNVGLSVSRVGGAAQIKAMKKVAGTLRLELAQYRELQAFAQFGSDLDKATQARLNRGARLVELLKQPQYQPVPVEKQVISIWAGTNGALDDIPVESVQRFEREFLAFVDTHYPQIPKAIAETKDLSDETVNQLKEAVQKFKATFAG
- a CDS encoding F0F1 ATP synthase subunit delta — translated: MLGGAVAKRYADALFSIAREQNNIDGVEADLATILAALNEHPELKRILQHPAISPDVKKQQVAELFGEVVSNTVMNLFRLLLDRRREDQLANIYEQYTRLADEHRGRVKAHIETAVALSADDLKQLAEKLGAACGKQLDLTASVKPELIAGARLKVGDRVIDATVQGQLERFGQSLKRNQVR
- the atpF gene encoding F0F1 ATP synthase subunit B, which translates into the protein MSPFLGTALFQLIVFAILFLFLKKVAFGPLLKMMNERQRYIENQIATAEQNRQEAERLAKEQQAAIEAAKREAADLIENARRTGEKQAAEIIAAAEAEAKRIKEEAVADINREKELAIAELRQQVGELAVLLAGKIISKEVDSAKHKALFDEAVKEMGERVC
- the atpE gene encoding F0F1 ATP synthase subunit C → MNLTVLAVGIIMGLAAVGAGIGNGLVLSRYIEGIARQPEARGLLFTQALIGLGLVEALPVIALAIGLILFGRI
- the atpB gene encoding F0F1 ATP synthase subunit A — its product is MGEHLFPEINLFGIPGLRLNLTVALMSIVASVIVALIALAAVRRLDMRRPSGMQNFFEMIVDFIRGLAADTVGPKHAETWLPLGATLFVWLFVSNQMGLITNITAHLQHGFGIEKEGHYSFWMSPTADFTVAMTMGVTMVLLSHLVGLTRPGEYFKHWVSPNVFMLPLHLVEELPKFLTLGLRLFGNIFAGEVLLGILVGMPLQMGWVPGVAAGSIPMFIWLAYSLFVGTVQAFVFTVLTLVYIGQKIPHGEHH
- a CDS encoding ATP synthase subunit I → MEEARQLVRRTVTWTLLITVVWIVLWVVAPAWKSIFSGLAIGAAVSVYFAVSVARQAEMAMAVAMRGGRKKPVMPFIARIAVVAFAVMVAHKLAYPNVYAMIAALFTHQIVIFVDMFAHRKKDQHSKPEGVK
- a CDS encoding acetyl-CoA C-acetyltransferase, with the protein product MTREAVIVSAVRTAIGSFQGSLAGIPATELGSIVLKKALSRAGVSHEQVDEVIMGNVLQAGLGQNPARQAWIKAGFHESVPAVTINKVCGSGLKAVMLAAQAIKAGDADVILAGGMENMSRAPYLLEGARAGYRMGDGKVVDSMIRDGLWCAFFDYHMGITAENIAEKYGLTRDEQDEFAAWSQQKAEAAIKAGRFRDEIVPVEIPTKKGDPLIFDQDEFPRAGTTKEVLAKLRPAFKKDGTVTAGNASGINDGAAALLVMSAEKARELGLKPLARIAAYASAGLDPSVMGLGPICATRKVLEKSGLSMNDIDLVEANEAFAAQSLAVGKDLEIPREKLNVNGGAIALGHPIGASGARVLVTLLHELEKRNGKRGLATLCIGGGQGVAMVVERD
- the wecB gene encoding non-hydrolyzing UDP-N-acetylglucosamine 2-epimerase; its protein translation is MEPIRVLTVFGTRPEAIKMAPLVKELEKAAPAIDSKVCVTAQHRQMLDQVLEIFQIEPDYDLDIMEPRQTLTGITLKALEGLEQVLAEVEPHIVLVHGDTTTTFVAALAAFYRQVAIGHVEAGLRTYDKYSPFPEEMNRQLTGVMADLHFAPTRESARNLLQERKNPERIFVTGNTAIDAMKTTVRTDYSHPILDAIGEGRRLIFMTAHRRENIGEKMENIFRAVRRIVEDHDDVALVYPVHLNPAVQEPARAILGGHPRVHLIDPLDVVDTHNFMARAYLILTDSGGIQEEAPSLGVPVLVLRDTTERPEGIAAGTLKLAGTDEATVYRLAYELLNDPQAHRAMAIAANPYGDGLAAERIVQAILYHYGRGPRPDEFEV